The sequence CGCAGGGGGCCATTGTAAAGCACTGTCACTGTGAAATCAGCTTTATCGATGCGAATTTCGCTTTCAATGCTGGGAGTAGTGGCACCGGGGGGGCCTCCGAGAATGTTAAAAATCCAGTGATCCCCTTGATCGATGGCGGCAGCACCGGGAACAAAGACTGACGCATCCGCACGATATTTTTCCAGGCCACCATTGATTTTTTCGGCGGTTTGCCGCGCTACATTCTTGGCTCGACTGCGACTCTGGGCTTCTGCTAACAGATTGGTAGAAGAGGAGGGTACTAGGGGAGTATCTGCGGGATTGACTTGAGCCAGTGAGGGTAGTGCTACCCCGATCGCGAGTGTCGGAAGGATGAGTTGCCACATGGGGTTATAATCTCCAAGAAAACCACGCTTCCAAGATCAGACTGAGTAGGTAGAGTGGGTAGTTCCACACCCCATACTAGCCAATAACTCTGCCGAGTAGCTGCCAGCGGTCATATTCCGCCATTGTATGATGCACTAAGTCAAACATTTGACGACAGTGGTTGTCGGTCTGGAGGGGTAATTCTTCATTTTTGACCACCAGACTCATCCGCACAGCAGTTTCCGTCGCCGTTGTTTGATCAATCAGCACTTCAGCCGTCACCAGTTTGGCAAAGACAACCTGACCGGGAGTTTCTCGTGCCATCATGTAGTCGGCGGTCTCGTAAACGATGTCGAAACGGCAAGACTTGAAAATCTCAATTAACTGTTTGCGCAGTTGGTTGAGGGGCACAGCAACTGTCAATAGGCAAGTGTAGCGAGCCATAGACAACGTGACACGGTAGCGGACGAACCCCTATATGATAGCCGTGAAGTTGAGGGTTGCGATCCTCAACTCTGGAGTCAGCAACAATATCTAAGTGCTATGGCGGGACATTTCATTGTCTTTGAAGGTGGGGAAGGGTGCGGTAAAACGACCCAACTGCGCCAGATACAACAATGGTTGCAGCAGCATCCTGGGTTGCCGCCCTCCGCCGATGGGGGATCACGGGCAATTGTCGCCACGCGAGAACCTGGGGGCACCCATCTGGGAGCGGGGTTACGTCAATTATTGTTGGCGGCTAACTCCCAGGAACCGATGGTGGATCGAGCCGAACTATTGCTCTATATGGCAGACCGGGCTCAGCATGTGGAGGGCTGTCTCCAGCCCTGGTTAGCCAAGGGAGCGATTATTCTCTGCGATCGCTACACGGATTCGACGGTGGCTTATCAGGGCTATGGGCGGGGCTTTAGCCTGGATTTAATTCAGCAGTTGAATCAGATAGCAACCGCAGGTCTGGAGAGCCACCTGACTCTGTGGTTAGATGTGGAAGTCGAGGTGGGGCTGGCGCGGATACAGCAACGGGGAGCCGCCGATCGCATGGAACAGGCAACCTTAAATTTTCATCAACGGGTACGGCAGGGGTTTCAGGAATTAGCCGCCGCCCATCCCCAACGCATTGTCCGCATTGATGCCAGTGCCTCCATAACTGCGGTGACCCAGCAGATCCAGGGCATTCTCACGCCCTATCTGCACCAGTGGTATGGGACAGGCTCAGCATCCTATCCTTAGCGGCTGTCCCCAGCGTCAGAGGCTTGGAGCCAG comes from Neosynechococcus sphagnicola sy1 and encodes:
- the tmk gene encoding dTMP kinase, which gives rise to MAGHFIVFEGGEGCGKTTQLRQIQQWLQQHPGLPPSADGGSRAIVATREPGGTHLGAGLRQLLLAANSQEPMVDRAELLLYMADRAQHVEGCLQPWLAKGAIILCDRYTDSTVAYQGYGRGFSLDLIQQLNQIATAGLESHLTLWLDVEVEVGLARIQQRGAADRMEQATLNFHQRVRQGFQELAAAHPQRIVRIDASASITAVTQQIQGILTPYLHQWYGTGSASYP